Proteins from a single region of Ogataea parapolymorpha DL-1 chromosome IV, whole genome shotgun sequence:
- a CDS encoding Nuclear pore protein involved in nuclear export of pre-tRNA, with product MDQQILQAVDIASSATADVQLKQQALEYITQIKDSSDGWQHCVNLLSSNAQLSPNVKFFIFQVLDSRLPFMDNSQKLAVKDYLFNYLKNLLDKNLVEPVFLRNALSKTFGLLFVHATLSCYQTLIKDLLSPVQAGGTFNELATDYYLRTLLVIHQEIGDQMIAREPEHHERNNLLKDAIRANDMTLMTESWKSILKHFSSTNTALKRDILNNTIQCIGEYVSWIEINLILDEEYLGLLYQFLASPDDQQKITTAGCFNEILHKKMAPIKKLELINFLNLTSILNQMDLKSKEADFDVNVAFSKLVENLGSELVNVLDTSSNEELANTEFKNLTINKIIDVFPLIFEYLDNDYDDVALEVFPFIGNFLLFLKKNITNEQVDFSYLSSDEILTTLLKKIIMRKKFDEDDDGSEEESIEQFQEVRNKLNSFHDSIVILNETLALDVMINCINESLFNSNSDWRTIELGMYELSHFSEILRNNVMNLPKTMINNSRPYFVFNEMLCKVIDGSTTFLVNHSLIQLLFFELVLKHYTFFTNNNIQVDGVNKDEILLKVLKIFVSNFGVFSENDKVKYRSWYLFYRFIKLTKPPVDDFILEELIKSLLPLLSFDFEVTSQAKLSEDIDLSLIDTNGSFDHQLYLFESIGLLLSLIRKSDKRVSMFESVLQPLFSNLEKCINNMSQLNLGLVVQVHHSLVSVGTILKGFESLNVVEFDEKFVALLQQISQVVLITLENFLAFNIVREASEFCVVRLFILFIKTPSEALEQLLSKFISVIMINFDKLKLQEINNFLNFIGQIMHHCGKSQQIYIMLNSLLTPLVAKVISRIETDSSAAQDDFMKRDILDTQKCFISLLVSMNSDHVSSLWLTNENKGTLVNIINLMFNYIYNYQNNDLSLVKVAITCINSLIQGVGLGKVVDPEDVFKNDTNVFEEAKQLLVTNALLLACEMSFKMKRELLNDAQYRNSILLEVIRTMKAVCYAGCEIPDLQSTKKNKAIKFNEEMVEQLRALLISNMGFPSDLAQDFVEKLVQFSDRQFLKYLIQLIEKM from the coding sequence ATGGACCAACAGATTTTGCAGGCTGTGGACATCGCATCGAGCGCCACAGCGGACGTCCAGCTGAAGCAGCAGGCGCTAGAGTATATCACGCAGATCAAAGACTCTTCGGATGGATGGCAGCACTGTGTGAATCTTCTGAGCTCCAATGCTCAGCTTTCGCCCAACGTCAAGTTTTTCATTTTCCAGGTACTCGATTCTAGACTTCCGTTCATGGACAACTCGCAAAAGCTGGCCGTCAAGGATTATCTGTTCAACTATTTGAAGAATTTGCTCGACAAGAATTTGGTGGAGCCCGTTTTTTTAAGAAATGCCCTTTCCAAGACCTTTGGGCTACTTTTTGTCCATGCCACACTTTCCTGTTACCAGACGCTCATCAAGGACCTCCTCTCGCCAGTCCAGGCAGGAGGGACTTTTAATGAGCTAGCCACAGACTACTATCTACGGACTCTGCTCGTGATCCACCAAGAGATCGGAGATCAAATGATCGCTCGCGAACCGGAACATCACGAAAGAAACAATTTGTTAAAGGATGCTATCAGAGCCAATGACATGACACTGATGACTGAGTCATGGAAAAGCATCTTGAAACACTTTTCAAGTACAAACACAGCACTGAAGAGAGACATATTGAACAACACCATTCAGTGTATTGGTGAATATGTCTCTTGGATCGAGATCAACCTTATTCTCGATGAAGAGTATTTAGGATTGCTATACCAGTTTCTTGCTAGCCCCGACGACCAACAGAAAATCACGACTGCAGGGTGCTTCAATGAGATCTTGCACAAAAAGATGGCGCCAATCAAAAAGTTGGAGCTCATCAATTTTCTCAATCTGACCAGTATCCTGAATCAAATGGACCTCAAGTCCAAAGAAGCAGATTTTGATGTGAATGTGGCATTTTCCAAGTTGGTAGAGAACCTAGGATCAGAGTTAGTCAACGTTCTCGACACCAGCTCCAACGAGGAACTGGCAAACACggagttcaaaaacttaACCATCAACAAAATAATCGATGTTTTCCCGCTCATTTTTGAATACCTCGATAacgactacgacgatgTCGCGCTTGAGGTTTTCCCCTTCATTGGCAactttttgcttttcctgAAAAAGAACATCACTAATGAACAGGTTGATTTTTCCTACCTATCAAGCGATGAAATTCTCACAACactgctgaaaaaaatcatcatGAGAAAGAAGTTCGACGAGGATGATGATGGCTCCGAGGAAGAGTCGATCGAGCAATTCCAAGAGGTGAGGAACAAGCTGAACTCTTTCCACGATTCCATTGTCATTCTAAATGAAACATTAGCATTAGACGTCATGATTAACTGCATTAATGAGTCGCTTTTCAATTCCAACTCGGACTGGCGCACCATCGAACTTGGAATGTATGAATTGAGTCACTTTAGCGAAATTCTACGAAACAATGTCATGAATCTGCCCAAGACCATGATCAACAATTCCCGGCCATATTTCGTTTTTAACGAAATGCTTTGTAAGGTGATCGATGGCTCAACTACATTTCTGGTCAATCATTCGCTGATCCAATTGTTATTCTTCGAACTTGTTCTGAAACACTATACTTTCTTCACAAATAATAATATTCAGGTCGATGGAGTCAACAAAGACGAGATTTTGCTGaaggtgctcaagattTTTGTTTCCAATTTCGGAGTATTCAGCGAAAACGACAAAGTGAAGTACCGCTCATGGTATTTGTTTTATAGATTCATCAAACTAACGAAGCCACCTGTGGACGACTTCATCCTCGAAGAGCTAATCAAAAGCTTGCTTCCGCTTTTGAGCTTTGACTTCGAGGTCACTAGCCAGGCTAAACTCTCGGAGGACATTGATCTGAGTCTCATTGATACAAACGGCAGCTTCGATCACCAACTCTACTTGTTTGAATCCATTGGTTTGCTGCTTTCGCTGATCAGAAAATCTGACAAACGTGTTTCCATGTTTGAATCAGTGCTCCAGCcattattttcaaatttggaaaaatgcATCAACAACATGTCGCAACTGAACCTCGGCCTGGTAGTCCAAGTCCACCACTCACTTGTATCGGTCGGTACTATTTTGAAAGGTTTTGAAAGCTTGAATGTTGTCgagtttgatgaaaagTTTGTTGCACTGTTACAGCAGATCTCCCAGGTGGTGCTCATTACTTTGGAAAATTTCCTTGCATTCAACATTGTCAGAGAGGCCTCTGAATTCTGCGTTGTGAGACTCTTTAttcttttcatcaaaaCTCCATCAGAAGCTCTGGAGCAGTTGCTTTCCAAGTTTATCTCTGTTATTATGATCAAtttcgacaagctcaaatTACAGGAGATTAAcaatttcttgaacttTATCGGCCAGATCATGCACCACTGTGGCAAGTCGCAACAGATATACATAATGCTGAACTCGCTGCTCACGCCGCTGGTCGCCAAGGTCATATCCCGTATAGAAACGGACTCATCTGCTGCGCAGGACGACTTTATGAAGAGAGACATTTTAGACACGCAGAAATGTTTTATTTCGCTCTTGGTCTCGATGAACAGTGACCACGTGAGCTCTTTGTGGCTGACAAACGAAAACAAAGGTACTCTAGTCAACATCATCAATCTTATGTTTAACTACATCTACAACTACCAAAACAACGATCTTTCGTTGGTTAAGGTGGCTATCACGTGCATCAACTCGCTAATTCAAGGCGTTGGGCTCGGAAAGGTTGTGGATCCAGAGGAtgtgttcaagaacgacaCCAACGTGTTCGAAGAGGCCAAGCAACTGCTAGTGACGAACGCACTGTTATTGGCCTGTGAAATGAGTTTCAAGATGAAAAGAGAGCTTTTGAACGATGCCCAGTACCGCAACAGTATTCTTTTGGAGGTCATTCGCACTATGAAGGCCGTCTGTTATGCCGGATGCGAGATCCCTGATCTACAATCAaccaagaaaaataaagccATCAAATTCAATGAGGAGATGGTGGAACAGCTACGGGCCTTGCTGATCTCCAATATGGGATTCCCCTCCGATCTTGCGCAggattttgttgagaagctAGTCCAATTTAGCGACAGACAGTTCCTCAAATATCTGATCCAGTTGATCGAGAAGATGTAA